In one Chitinophaga sancti genomic region, the following are encoded:
- a CDS encoding RluA family pseudouridine synthase: MHEDPIELDDELESGEGSEELYERVNIVADKGQEPLRIDKFLMNRVEGATRNKIQQACESGWVIVNDKPVKSNYKVKAGDKIVVMTTKNPENTDVIPEQLDLNIVFEDEDIMIINKQPGMVVHPGCGNYTGTLVNGLAWYLGGQTTEVIEPEIPRFGLVHRIDKNTSGLLVIAKSEKAMNDLAKQFFDHTVQRRYIALVWGDFEEDEGTVEAHVGRHQRFRKIMDAYPDGEYGKDAITHYKVLERFNYVTLIECRLETGRTHQIRVHMQHIGHSLFNDDTYGGNRILKGTVFNKYKQFVDNCFELMPRHALHAQTLGFIHPRTRKPVHFESPMPEDFKAVLEKWRRYISARPLED; the protein is encoded by the coding sequence ATGCACGAAGATCCGATTGAACTGGATGATGAGCTGGAAAGCGGCGAAGGCAGTGAAGAACTGTATGAGCGTGTCAATATTGTTGCCGATAAGGGACAAGAACCTCTCCGTATCGACAAATTCCTGATGAACCGGGTAGAAGGTGCTACCCGAAACAAGATTCAGCAAGCCTGTGAATCAGGCTGGGTGATCGTCAATGATAAACCGGTAAAGTCCAACTATAAAGTCAAAGCCGGCGACAAGATCGTGGTAATGACCACTAAGAATCCTGAGAATACCGACGTAATCCCGGAACAACTGGACCTGAACATCGTATTTGAGGATGAAGACATTATGATCATCAATAAGCAACCAGGGATGGTCGTACATCCGGGTTGTGGTAACTATACCGGTACCCTGGTAAACGGGCTGGCCTGGTACCTGGGTGGACAAACTACCGAGGTGATTGAACCGGAGATTCCCCGTTTTGGCCTGGTACACCGTATTGACAAGAATACAAGTGGCCTCCTCGTCATTGCCAAATCAGAAAAGGCCATGAACGACCTGGCCAAGCAATTCTTTGATCACACCGTACAAAGAAGATACATTGCCCTGGTATGGGGAGATTTTGAAGAAGATGAAGGCACCGTGGAAGCACATGTGGGTCGTCATCAACGCTTTAGAAAGATTATGGATGCCTATCCTGACGGGGAATATGGTAAAGATGCCATCACCCATTACAAGGTGCTGGAACGCTTTAACTATGTGACCCTCATCGAATGCCGCCTGGAAACAGGTCGTACCCACCAGATCAGGGTACACATGCAGCATATCGGGCACTCCCTGTTCAACGACGATACTTATGGCGGCAACCGCATCCTGAAAGGCACCGTTTTCAATAAATACAAGCAATTTGTGGATAACTGCTTTGAGCTGATGCCAAGGCATGCACTCCATGCCCAAACCTTAGGCTTTATTCACCCGCGTACCCGCA
- the lipB gene encoding lipoyl(octanoyl) transferase LipB, which produces MTNRTIHIQDLGVIAYQPAWDYQEQLLQENVRIKQAKGRGELPADSAVTTNHFLFCEHPPVYTLGKSGHMENLLLNEAQLVDKGITFVPTNRGGDITYHGPGQVVGYPILDLEHFFTDIGKYLRLLEEVVIRTLADYGIKGDRSPGETGVWLDPGDPKKARKICAMGVRCSRWITMHGFALNVNTDLNYFSNIIPCGIVDKKVAAMQEELGREIPLAEVKEKLLKHFAEVFDAVIA; this is translated from the coding sequence ATGACCAACAGAACTATTCATATCCAGGACCTGGGGGTGATTGCGTACCAGCCGGCCTGGGATTACCAGGAACAATTGCTACAGGAGAACGTAAGGATCAAGCAGGCAAAGGGCAGGGGAGAGCTTCCTGCCGATAGTGCGGTAACAACGAACCATTTTCTCTTTTGTGAACATCCCCCCGTATACACCCTCGGTAAGAGCGGGCATATGGAAAACCTGCTGCTTAACGAAGCGCAGCTGGTAGACAAGGGTATTACCTTCGTGCCTACCAACCGGGGAGGCGACATCACCTACCATGGCCCGGGGCAGGTAGTAGGGTATCCGATCCTGGATCTTGAACACTTTTTCACCGATATAGGCAAATACCTTCGCTTACTGGAAGAGGTGGTGATCCGCACGCTGGCAGATTATGGCATCAAAGGGGATCGCTCCCCGGGAGAAACCGGGGTATGGCTGGATCCTGGAGATCCGAAAAAAGCCCGCAAGATCTGTGCAATGGGTGTACGCTGCAGCCGCTGGATCACCATGCATGGTTTTGCACTGAATGTGAATACTGACCTGAATTACTTTAGTAATATCATTCCCTGTGGTATAGTCGATAAGAAAGTGGCCGCGATGCAGGAAGAGCTGGGCAGGGAAATTCCCCTTGCAGAAGTGAAGGAGAAACTATTGAAGCATTTTGCTGAAGTCTTTGACGCGGTGATCGCATAA